The Gemmata palustris genome includes a region encoding these proteins:
- a CDS encoding SNF2-related protein — translation MTLTDFHSAFFAHELTKRCPSDSIEKFAGALVDAQVKLHPHQVEAALFAFRSPLSRGAMLADEVGLGKTIEAGLVISQKWAERKRKLLVITPSNLRKQWHQEMQEKFSLPCRILEARSYKAAVRSGTPSPFEPADAVVICSYQFAKTKAADLTAVLWDLVVIDEAHRLRNVYKPSNVIANVLKNALAAAPKLLLTATPLQNSLLELFGLVSFIDEHAFGDLKSFREQFANLSEEEVFEALKARLRPICHRSLRRQVVEYVPFTKRHAMVEEFTPADSEDLLYNEVSAYLRRDNLQALPTSQRSLMTMVLRKLLASSTFAIAGALETLIARLKGKLVTKAPVTSLEEEFEEEYEGLDETAEEWGEEEDDEPPLSDSDQAAIDQEVRDLEGFRDLAMNITQNAKGFALLTALGKAFEEADRLGAARKAIIFTESRKTQDYILRLLGNSPYRDGIVLFNGSNTDIGSKAIYAEWVKKHANTEKVSGSRTADMRSALVDYFRDTGSIMIATEAGAEGINLQFCSLVVNYDLPWNPQRIEQRIGRCHRYGQKFDVVVVNFINLKNDADRRVFELLDEKFKLFEGVFGASDEVLGAIESGVDFEKRIAEIYQGCRTAQEISESFVHLQRELTLQINEAMTKTRRQLLENFDDEVHEKLRISKSESDGYQSGYERMLMRMTRHELNGHAQFNTDDTAFELRANPFPDLHMPMGRYELPRRSGESHLYRIGHTLAQRLLHQAREKVLPPAEIVFDYAGVFPRVAAFQAYRNLSGELLVQRLSIESMDQGEDHMMVAAITDNGKILPSDFACKFFLMAASAVNDLSAFPPDERLVAEIERQQAAIRRTISERNGKLFEEEASKLDGWADDLKVGLEREIRDLDRQLKEAKRAASAALTLEEKLAGQR, via the coding sequence ATGACGCTGACTGACTTCCACAGCGCGTTCTTCGCCCACGAACTGACTAAACGATGCCCCTCCGACAGCATCGAGAAGTTCGCCGGTGCCCTCGTTGATGCTCAGGTCAAGCTCCATCCCCACCAAGTCGAGGCCGCGCTATTCGCGTTCCGCTCCCCGCTCTCCCGAGGGGCGATGCTCGCAGACGAAGTCGGGCTCGGGAAGACGATCGAGGCCGGGCTGGTGATCTCCCAGAAGTGGGCAGAGCGTAAGCGAAAGCTCCTGGTCATCACCCCGTCGAACCTCCGCAAGCAGTGGCACCAGGAAATGCAGGAGAAGTTCTCCCTGCCCTGTCGCATCCTGGAAGCCAGGTCGTATAAGGCGGCAGTCAGGAGCGGCACGCCCTCTCCGTTTGAGCCTGCCGACGCAGTGGTTATCTGCTCTTACCAGTTCGCGAAGACAAAGGCCGCCGACCTTACCGCCGTGCTGTGGGACCTCGTGGTCATCGACGAAGCCCACCGGCTCAGAAACGTCTACAAGCCGTCGAATGTGATCGCCAACGTCCTGAAGAACGCACTCGCCGCCGCTCCAAAGCTCCTGCTGACTGCTACGCCGCTTCAGAACTCGCTGCTCGAGCTGTTCGGGCTGGTGAGCTTTATCGACGAGCACGCTTTCGGAGATCTGAAGAGCTTCCGGGAACAGTTCGCCAACCTGAGCGAGGAGGAAGTATTCGAGGCGCTCAAGGCTCGGCTCCGGCCGATCTGCCACCGTAGCCTACGGAGGCAGGTGGTCGAATACGTTCCGTTCACGAAACGTCACGCGATGGTCGAGGAGTTCACGCCTGCGGACAGTGAGGATCTACTTTACAACGAGGTTTCCGCGTACCTGCGCCGTGACAACCTGCAGGCGCTCCCGACCAGCCAGCGATCCCTGATGACAATGGTGCTCCGCAAGCTGCTCGCGTCATCCACGTTTGCCATCGCTGGCGCGCTGGAGACGCTGATTGCCCGACTCAAAGGTAAGCTTGTCACAAAGGCTCCAGTGACGTCCCTCGAAGAGGAGTTCGAGGAAGAATACGAAGGGCTTGACGAGACGGCAGAAGAGTGGGGGGAGGAGGAAGACGACGAGCCCCCGCTCTCTGACAGTGACCAGGCTGCGATCGATCAAGAGGTTCGCGACCTCGAAGGATTCCGTGACCTCGCGATGAACATCACTCAGAACGCGAAAGGCTTCGCGCTGCTGACCGCGCTCGGCAAGGCCTTCGAAGAGGCGGATCGCCTCGGAGCCGCCCGCAAGGCGATCATCTTCACGGAGTCCCGAAAGACTCAGGACTACATTCTGCGGCTTCTGGGCAACAGCCCCTATCGCGACGGAATTGTCCTCTTCAACGGCTCGAACACGGACATCGGATCGAAGGCGATCTACGCCGAATGGGTGAAAAAGCACGCCAACACGGAGAAGGTGTCCGGCTCACGCACGGCCGACATGCGGTCTGCCCTCGTGGACTACTTCCGCGACACTGGCTCAATCATGATCGCCACTGAGGCAGGGGCGGAGGGTATCAACCTCCAATTCTGCTCCCTGGTAGTGAACTACGACCTGCCGTGGAACCCGCAGCGGATCGAGCAGCGGATCGGGCGATGCCACCGCTACGGCCAGAAGTTCGACGTAGTGGTCGTGAACTTTATCAACCTGAAAAATGATGCCGACCGACGCGTGTTCGAGCTGCTGGACGAGAAGTTCAAGCTCTTTGAGGGCGTTTTCGGGGCGAGCGACGAGGTGCTTGGGGCGATCGAGTCGGGCGTTGATTTCGAGAAACGGATCGCAGAAATCTATCAAGGATGCCGCACAGCGCAGGAAATTTCCGAGTCGTTCGTCCACCTCCAGCGGGAGTTGACCTTACAGATAAACGAGGCGATGACAAAAACCCGCCGTCAGCTTCTGGAGAATTTCGACGATGAGGTTCACGAAAAGCTGAGGATCAGCAAGAGCGAGAGCGACGGTTATCAATCCGGCTACGAGCGGATGCTGATGCGGATGACCCGCCACGAGCTGAACGGCCATGCGCAGTTCAACACTGACGACACGGCTTTCGAGCTTCGGGCAAACCCGTTTCCCGACTTGCACATGCCGATGGGGCGATACGAACTCCCTCGGCGAAGTGGCGAATCGCATCTGTACCGAATCGGGCACACGCTTGCACAACGCCTGCTTCACCAAGCGCGAGAGAAAGTGCTTCCTCCAGCCGAAATCGTATTCGATTACGCGGGGGTATTTCCGCGAGTCGCGGCTTTTCAGGCGTACAGAAACCTGTCCGGGGAGTTGCTCGTTCAGCGGCTTAGCATCGAATCGATGGACCAGGGTGAAGACCACATGATGGTCGCCGCGATCACCGACAACGGAAAAATTCTGCCCTCCGATTTTGCTTGCAAGTTTTTCCTCATGGCGGCTTCAGCGGTCAATGACCTGTCGGCATTTCCCCCAGACGAGCGACTCGTCGCCGAAATCGAGCGTCAACAGGCTGCTATCCGACGAACGATTTCCGAGCGGAACGGCAAGCTGTTCGAGGAAGAAGCCTCGAAGCTTGATGGGTGGGCTGACGACCTGAAGGTAGGACTGGAACGGGAAATCAGGGATCTGGACAGGCAACTGAAGGAAGCCAAGAGGGCTGCTTCGGCAGCTCTGACGCTTGAGGAGAAGCTGGCCGGGCAGAGGTAG
- a CDS encoding AIPR family protein codes for MSVVEKPYEINHVPPRLHRDFEGRVPPAKSGKTDREKENNFLSRALAAFAVHRLSGCGLDEAAASVVDGGGDAGIDAVYHTSTSNTLYVVQSKFIESGRGEPELGDVSKFRDGVDNLLRGIWTAFETNAAWVAILPRVKQYFDDASLRVRAILVYSGINTVSEARLHLFEALEARVNHGEEYFRFASYGLSSVHGWITGADEAAGVDKVELEVLKPGMVTEPFQTVYGQVRIADIAALYATHGAKLVAANIRRYKGLTEVNERIRETLQGEPANFFYLNNGLTAYCQKLDVARTDLANHEKKRVTAKGFSIVNGAQTLGTIHAADATSEGYVFLKIISLERCEDETTFARRITESTNFQNQIGARDFVSLDTQHERIALQLGMDGISYHYKEGDDIPESDATNFNLEDAATALVCLEGDSDCELCAMLLSNRKAVWSPDQVYPKEQPEQTLCQRLFRPE; via the coding sequence ATGAGCGTCGTCGAAAAGCCTTACGAGATCAACCACGTTCCCCCTCGCTTACACAGGGATTTCGAGGGGCGCGTACCTCCCGCGAAAAGCGGTAAGACTGATCGCGAAAAAGAGAACAACTTCCTCTCCCGAGCGCTTGCCGCGTTTGCCGTGCACCGACTGAGCGGCTGCGGTCTGGACGAAGCTGCGGCATCGGTAGTCGATGGCGGTGGCGATGCCGGCATTGACGCGGTGTATCACACATCGACCTCGAACACGCTCTATGTGGTGCAGTCAAAGTTCATCGAATCCGGACGGGGAGAACCCGAACTGGGCGATGTCAGCAAGTTCCGCGATGGGGTCGATAACCTGTTGCGCGGCATTTGGACGGCATTCGAGACGAACGCGGCGTGGGTCGCGATCCTGCCGAGGGTCAAGCAATACTTCGACGACGCAAGCCTTCGTGTCCGGGCGATCCTTGTCTACTCAGGCATCAACACCGTATCCGAGGCACGCCTGCACCTGTTCGAAGCACTCGAAGCGCGGGTGAATCACGGCGAAGAGTATTTCCGTTTCGCGAGCTACGGCCTTTCAAGCGTTCACGGGTGGATCACTGGCGCAGACGAAGCTGCGGGTGTGGATAAAGTCGAACTTGAAGTGCTGAAGCCGGGGATGGTTACTGAACCGTTCCAGACGGTGTACGGGCAGGTTCGCATCGCCGATATTGCCGCTCTGTACGCGACTCACGGCGCGAAGCTTGTCGCCGCCAATATCCGGCGGTACAAGGGGCTGACCGAGGTTAACGAGCGAATTCGGGAGACGCTTCAAGGCGAACCCGCGAATTTCTTTTACCTGAACAACGGCTTGACCGCGTACTGCCAGAAGCTCGATGTTGCGCGCACTGATCTGGCAAATCACGAGAAAAAACGTGTCACGGCGAAGGGTTTCTCCATCGTGAACGGCGCGCAAACGCTCGGTACGATCCACGCCGCGGACGCCACGAGCGAAGGCTACGTGTTCCTGAAGATCATCTCCCTCGAAAGGTGCGAGGACGAGACAACTTTCGCGCGGCGGATCACCGAATCGACGAACTTCCAGAACCAGATTGGCGCGCGGGATTTCGTTTCCCTCGACACACAGCACGAGCGCATCGCGCTCCAGCTTGGGATGGACGGCATCAGCTACCACTACAAAGAGGGCGACGACATTCCCGAGTCCGACGCAACCAACTTTAACCTCGAAGACGCCGCAACGGCCTTGGTGTGCTTGGAAGGTGATAGCGATTGCGAACTATGCGCGATGCTGCTGAGTAATCGGAAAGCTGTCTGGTCTCCCGATCAGGTTTACCCGAAAGAGCAGCCAGAACAGACGCTATGCCAGAGGTTGTTCCGCCCTGAGTGA